One window of the Eucalyptus grandis isolate ANBG69807.140 chromosome 8, ASM1654582v1, whole genome shotgun sequence genome contains the following:
- the LOC120287785 gene encoding uncharacterized protein LOC120287785 isoform X2, with protein sequence MDEIRSGKRGFSFFNSTGAVCIAVSLPVPELKGKSSASSELQVLPWWALFVGLASISGAGSADMVKLRICSSVAGVPSSAAKIPQVRGMRSVRSGRDLGPSSTAQI encoded by the exons ATGGATGAGATCAGGTCCGGGAAGAGgggcttctctttcttcaacaGCACAG GGGCCGTATGCATAGCTGTGTCGTTGCCGGTGCCGGAGCTCAAAGGAAAGTCTTCTGCCTCTTCCGAACTGCAAGTCTTGCCATGGTGGGCGTTATTTGTGGGTCTTGCGAGCATCAGTGGTGCTGGAAGTGCAGATATGGTGAAACTGAGAATTTGTTCGTCAGTTGCAGGGGTACCATCTTCGGCAGCGAAAATTCCGCAGGTCAGGGGAATGCGATCGGTGAGATCTGGTCGGGATCTCGGGCCTTCTTCCACAGCACAG ATCTGA
- the LOC120287785 gene encoding uncharacterized protein LOC120287785 isoform X1, whose product MDEIRSGKRGFSFFNSTGAVCIAVSLPVPELKGKSSASSELQVLPWWALFVGLASISGAGSADMVKLRICSSVAGVPSSAAKIPQVRGMRSVRSGRDLGPSSTAQVRWFLVSSSLSSGSQCLLR is encoded by the exons ATGGATGAGATCAGGTCCGGGAAGAGgggcttctctttcttcaacaGCACAG GGGCCGTATGCATAGCTGTGTCGTTGCCGGTGCCGGAGCTCAAAGGAAAGTCTTCTGCCTCTTCCGAACTGCAAGTCTTGCCATGGTGGGCGTTATTTGTGGGTCTTGCGAGCATCAGTGGTGCTGGAAGTGCAGATATGGTGAAACTGAGAATTTGTTCGTCAGTTGCAGGGGTACCATCTTCGGCAGCGAAAATTCCGCAGGTCAGGGGAATGCGATCGGTGAGATCTGGTCGGGATCTCGGGCCTTCTTCCACAGCACAGGTACGTTGGTTCCtcgtttcttcttccctttcttccgGGTCGCAATGCCTACTGCGTTGA